A window of the Streptomyces sp. Ag109_O5-10 genome harbors these coding sequences:
- a CDS encoding cytochrome c biogenesis protein ResB — MSKTETDNSEQDQRDLGEAGSQLSTAPVEEPPIAPGLGVLGWARWFWRQLTSMRVALLLLLLLSLGAIPGSLIPQSGADINKVADFQKSHKTLAPVYDKLGLFHVYSSVWFSAIYILLFVSLVGCIIPRAWQFVGQLRGRPPGAPKRLDRLPAYTTWRTTAEPEEVREAALKLLKKRRFRSHLAGDAVAAEKGYVREFGNLVFHVALIVLLIAFASGQMYKSDGTKLVVEGDGFANSILQYDDFKSGSMFSTDDLVPFSFDLKNFHATYQTSGPSKGTAVSFAADVDYSVGAYGKSKRTTVKVNEPLHIDDAKVYLVSHGYAPVITVRDSKGKVVYRDAVPLLPLDSNVTSQGVVKVMDGYQDAKGVSEQLGISLFFLPTYGGGSSVLSSFPALDNPVLNLTPYHGDLGVNAGIPQSVYQLDKTHMKEFKDSRGAQFRDNLKPGQTMQLPNGAGSVTFEKDVKEWAGFEIVQEPGSGWALGGALAAIFGLAASLFIQRRRVWVRAVQGPDGVTVVEMAGLGRSESAKVPEELGDLAGILYDQAPGAPDAQDDEPVTSPNPEVVPAEGPEKR; from the coding sequence ATGAGCAAGACCGAAACCGACAACAGCGAGCAGGACCAGCGGGACCTCGGCGAGGCGGGCTCCCAGCTCTCCACCGCCCCCGTCGAGGAGCCGCCGATCGCCCCCGGCCTCGGTGTGCTCGGCTGGGCCCGCTGGTTCTGGCGGCAGCTCACCTCGATGCGGGTCGCGCTGCTGCTGCTCCTGCTGCTGTCGCTGGGCGCGATCCCCGGCTCGCTGATCCCGCAGTCCGGCGCCGACATCAACAAGGTCGCCGACTTCCAGAAGTCCCACAAGACGCTCGCACCGGTCTACGACAAGCTCGGCCTGTTCCACGTCTACAGCTCGGTGTGGTTCTCGGCGATCTACATCCTGCTGTTCGTCTCGCTCGTCGGCTGCATCATCCCGCGCGCCTGGCAGTTCGTGGGCCAGCTGCGCGGCCGTCCGCCGGGCGCCCCCAAGCGGCTGGACCGGCTCCCGGCGTACACGACCTGGCGGACCACGGCCGAGCCGGAGGAGGTCCGCGAGGCGGCGCTGAAGCTGCTGAAGAAGCGGCGCTTCCGGTCGCACCTCGCCGGGGACGCGGTCGCCGCCGAGAAGGGCTACGTCCGTGAGTTCGGCAACCTGGTCTTCCACGTCGCGCTGATCGTGCTGCTGATCGCCTTCGCCTCCGGCCAGATGTACAAGTCGGACGGCACCAAACTGGTCGTCGAAGGCGACGGGTTCGCCAACTCGATCCTCCAGTACGACGACTTCAAGTCCGGCTCCATGTTCAGCACCGACGACCTGGTGCCGTTCAGCTTCGACCTGAAGAACTTCCACGCCACCTACCAGACCAGCGGCCCCAGCAAGGGCACGGCGGTCTCCTTCGCCGCGGACGTCGACTACAGCGTGGGCGCCTACGGCAAGTCGAAGCGGACCACCGTCAAGGTGAACGAGCCGCTGCACATCGACGACGCCAAGGTCTACCTCGTCAGCCACGGCTACGCGCCCGTCATCACGGTCCGCGACAGCAAGGGCAAGGTCGTCTACCGCGACGCCGTCCCGCTGCTCCCGCTCGACAGCAACGTCACCTCCCAGGGCGTGGTGAAGGTGATGGACGGCTACCAGGACGCCAAGGGCGTCAGCGAGCAGCTCGGCATCTCGCTGTTCTTCCTGCCGACCTACGGCGGCGGTTCCTCGGTGCTCTCCAGCTTCCCGGCGCTCGACAACCCGGTGCTCAACCTGACGCCGTACCACGGCGACCTGGGCGTCAACGCGGGCATCCCGCAGAGCGTGTACCAGCTCGACAAGACGCACATGAAGGAGTTCAAGGACTCCAGGGGCGCGCAGTTCCGGGACAACCTGAAGCCCGGCCAGACCATGCAGCTGCCGAACGGCGCCGGGTCCGTGACGTTCGAGAAGGACGTCAAGGAATGGGCCGGCTTCGAGATCGTCCAGGAGCCCGGCAGCGGCTGGGCGCTGGGCGGCGCGCTCGCCGCGATCTTCGGCCTGGCCGCCTCGCTGTTCATCCAGCGCCGCCGCGTGTGGGTGCGCGCGGTGCAGGGTCCCGACGGCGTCACCGTGGTGGAGATGGCCGGGCTGGGCCGCAGCGAGTCCGCGAAGGTGCCGGAGGAACTGGGCGACCTCGCGGGCATCCTCTACGACCAGGCGCCGGGGGCCCCCGACGCCCAAGACGACGAACCCGTCACATCCCCCAACCCCGAAGTCGTACCTGCCGAAGGGCCTGAGAAGCGATGA
- a CDS encoding cytochrome c biogenesis CcdA family protein → MSALLTVAAETGRNETVLNGALLVALPIALLGGLVSFFSPCVLPLVPGYLSYVTGVAGSDLADARRGRMATGAALFVLGFTAVFVSGGALFGYFGSTLLEHSSGLSKVLGVLMIAMGVFFMGLMPWFTQREFRFHKRPVAGLIGAPVLGALFGIGWTPCIGPTLSSVIVLSSQQGSAGRGAILTVAYCLGLGVPFVLTAVAFRKALGAFGWVKRHYVWVMRIGGTMMIVTGVLLLTGAWDSLVQEMQGWSDGFTVGI, encoded by the coding sequence GTGAGCGCACTCCTCACGGTCGCGGCGGAGACCGGCCGGAACGAGACCGTCCTCAACGGCGCCCTGCTGGTCGCCCTGCCGATCGCGCTGCTCGGCGGACTCGTGTCCTTCTTCTCTCCGTGCGTGCTGCCCCTCGTGCCCGGCTACCTCTCGTACGTCACCGGGGTCGCCGGTAGCGACCTCGCCGACGCCCGGCGTGGCCGGATGGCCACGGGCGCCGCGCTGTTCGTGCTCGGTTTCACCGCCGTCTTCGTGTCGGGCGGTGCGCTTTTCGGCTACTTCGGTTCCACACTCCTGGAGCACTCCAGCGGGCTGAGCAAGGTGCTCGGTGTGCTGATGATCGCCATGGGTGTCTTCTTCATGGGCCTGATGCCCTGGTTCACCCAGCGCGAGTTCCGCTTCCACAAGCGGCCGGTGGCCGGGTTGATAGGGGCACCGGTACTCGGCGCACTGTTCGGGATCGGCTGGACGCCGTGCATCGGCCCGACGCTCTCCTCCGTGATCGTCCTGTCCTCCCAGCAGGGCAGCGCCGGCCGCGGCGCCATACTGACCGTCGCCTACTGTCTCGGCCTCGGTGTCCCCTTCGTGCTCACCGCGGTCGCCTTCCGCAAGGCGCTCGGCGCCTTCGGCTGGGTCAAGCGCCACTATGTCTGGGTGATGCGCATCGGCGGCACGATGATGATCGTGACCGGTGTGCTGTTGCTGACCGGGGCCTGGGACAGCCTCGTGCAGGAGATGCAGGGCTGGTCCGACGGCTTCACTGTGGGGATCTGA
- the ccsB gene encoding c-type cytochrome biogenesis protein CcsB: protein MTSPAVTTLAATNEHLASMSNTLIYSSMAVYTLAFFAYIFEWLLGSRSRVARTANALTTDAAAKKAPAVTVKKAGGTAVLERPQVVVRSSAGSRDVPDGPGAHGGDEQGDLYGRIAISLTVLAFLVELAGVATRAASVQRAPWGNMYEFNITFSTVAVAVYLTLLALKKNVRWLGLFLITTVLLDLGLAVTVLYTASEPLVPALHSYWLYIHVSTAIFCGAVFYVGAVATILYLFKDAYESKLENGGKPGSFATSVLERLPASASLDKFAYRVNAAVFPLWTFTIIAGAIWAGSAWGRYWNWDPKETWSFITWVAYACYLHARATAGWKGRKAAYLAMIAFGCWLFNYYGVNIFVTGKHSYAGV from the coding sequence ATGACTTCCCCAGCCGTGACCACGCTCGCCGCGACCAACGAGCATCTCGCGAGCATGAGCAACACGCTCATCTACTCCTCGATGGCCGTCTACACGCTGGCCTTCTTCGCCTACATCTTCGAGTGGCTGCTCGGCAGCCGCAGCCGGGTCGCGCGCACCGCCAACGCGCTCACCACCGACGCGGCGGCGAAGAAGGCGCCCGCCGTGACGGTCAAGAAGGCTGGCGGCACCGCCGTGCTGGAGCGCCCGCAGGTCGTGGTCCGCTCCTCGGCGGGCTCGCGGGACGTGCCGGACGGGCCCGGCGCGCACGGCGGCGACGAGCAGGGCGACCTCTACGGCCGGATCGCGATCTCCCTCACGGTCCTCGCCTTCCTCGTGGAGCTGGCGGGCGTGGCCACCCGCGCGGCCTCCGTGCAGCGGGCGCCGTGGGGCAACATGTACGAGTTCAACATCACGTTCTCCACGGTCGCGGTCGCCGTCTACCTGACGCTCCTCGCCCTGAAGAAGAACGTGCGCTGGCTCGGCCTCTTCCTGATCACCACGGTCCTGCTCGACCTCGGCCTCGCGGTCACCGTCCTCTACACGGCGAGCGAGCCGCTGGTCCCGGCCCTGCACTCGTACTGGCTGTACATCCACGTCTCGACGGCGATCTTCTGCGGCGCGGTCTTCTACGTCGGCGCGGTGGCCACGATCCTCTACCTCTTCAAGGACGCCTACGAGAGCAAGCTGGAGAACGGCGGCAAGCCCGGCAGCTTCGCCACCTCGGTCCTGGAGCGCCTGCCCGCCTCAGCGTCCCTCGACAAGTTCGCCTACCGCGTCAACGCGGCGGTCTTCCCGCTGTGGACCTTCACGATCATCGCGGGCGCGATCTGGGCCGGCAGCGCCTGGGGCCGGTACTGGAACTGGGACCCCAAGGAGACCTGGTCCTTCATCACCTGGGTCGCCTACGCCTGCTACCTGCACGCCCGCGCCACCGCCGGCTGGAAGGGCCGCAAGGCCGCCTACCTGGCGATGATCGCCTTCGGCTGCTGGCTCTTCAACTACTACGGCGTCAACATCTTCGTCACCGGCAAGCACTCCTACGCGGGCGTCTGA
- a CDS encoding TlpA disulfide reductase family protein — MSTRSRAVLLGAMAAAAALTLSACGNGGTSGGGGNTNFVTGKDGIDTVAEGHRAAAPDLSGKTIDGSALDVADYKGKVVVINVWGSWCSPCRAEAPNFAAVAKEYASKGVQFVGINTRDTSTGSAVAFEKQNGIDYPSLYDPTGKLMLRFKKGTLNPQAIPSTLVLDRQGKIAARSLAALSEENLLKMIKPVVAEK; from the coding sequence ATGAGTACCCGTAGCCGCGCCGTCCTGCTTGGCGCCATGGCCGCCGCGGCGGCCCTGACCCTGTCCGCGTGCGGCAACGGCGGCACCTCCGGCGGAGGCGGCAACACCAACTTCGTCACCGGCAAGGACGGCATCGACACGGTTGCGGAGGGCCACCGCGCGGCGGCCCCCGACCTGTCCGGCAAGACCATCGACGGCAGCGCCCTGGACGTCGCGGACTACAAGGGCAAGGTCGTCGTCATCAACGTCTGGGGCTCGTGGTGCAGCCCCTGCCGGGCCGAGGCGCCCAACTTCGCCGCCGTGGCCAAGGAGTACGCGAGCAAGGGCGTCCAGTTCGTCGGCATCAACACCCGTGACACCAGCACCGGTTCCGCGGTCGCCTTCGAGAAGCAGAACGGCATCGACTACCCGAGCCTGTACGACCCGACGGGCAAGCTGATGCTCCGCTTCAAGAAGGGCACGCTCAACCCGCAGGCGATCCCCTCCACCCTGGTACTCGACCGGCAGGGGAAGATCGCGGCGCGCTCTCTGGCGGCGCTCAGCGAGGAGAACCTGCTGAAGATGATCAAGCCTGTCGTCGCGGAGAAGTGA